The following coding sequences are from one Triticum dicoccoides isolate Atlit2015 ecotype Zavitan chromosome 4A, WEW_v2.0, whole genome shotgun sequence window:
- the LOC119289877 gene encoding disease resistance protein RPM1-like, which translates to MARSMMVGAISKAASAAADEMSLLMGVRKDIWFIKDELATMQAFLVAAEDMKKKDLLLKVWAEQVRELSYNIEDCLGEFMVHVASQSLSQKLMKLKDRHRIAVQIRDLKSRVEEVSNRNTRYNLIEKNQITRTNDERDSCMEDIRNHSASNMDEAGLVGFSKPKQELIKLIDVHAKNGPAQVVCVVGMGGLGKTTLTGKVYESVENFSCCAWIIVSQSFVRMELLKVMIKEFFGKEALKKQLEGNVVREEDLANYLRKELLEKRYFVVLDDLWNIDDWNWIKNIAFPSSNNKGSRILVTTRDVGLAKKCSLESSIPLIYHHKPLETNDAIYLLLRKTRRSEKDMENDVKMREIVTKIVKKSGLLPLAILTIGGMLATREVSEWQSIYNQIPLELESNRSLEAMRRMVTLSYNHLPSHLKSCFLYLSIFPEDFEIQRRRVVERWIAEGFVIVRDGLSAEEVGNSYFDDLVNRSMIQPSGVNIEGVVKSCRVHDIVRDVMIAISRDENFVYVAGNNLSSVVNKTFRHVACHGIMCQNIGMDWSHVRSLTAFGERSLGPSPSVCSPDMRMLRALDLENAQFQVTQKDISNTGLLRHLKYLNFSSPQSYSHIYKLPRSIGKLQGLRTLNITDSYITELPNEISKLKSLHSLHCNRNSSYERFDLDNPKECLLAISCLPMQFLPSVDPSERVEVVAELHMAWSSRWSKSVGVRVPKGIGKLKELQILEVVDISRTSGKAIKELGELVQLRKLSVVIQGATKQKCNVLCDAIQKLTCLRSLSVGGALEWLHVVSSPPPLLRNLKLDGCLGEIPGWVGNLMHLVKLCLRRSVIKEEGKIMELLGQLPNLMHLRLRWHSYIGKKLAFKTGAFPNLKKLEIDYLRELRELKFEVGTSPQLAMIDISRCNLASGIIGINQLPMLKEISLGARGRVEKFALLQREVDAHPNNPVLRLFEEPSKHDLGDIVQGSTSVVHVDEATEGEESSSLHPEHAAEGETKGSDRSVVIFSLGCSRQDPDIWEVEGSASVEDDFWSCNSDDDDA; encoded by the exons ATGGCCAGGTCCATGATGGTGGGCGCGATTAGcaaggccgcctccgccgccgcggaCGAGATGAGCCTCCTGATGGGTGTGCGCAAGGATATCTG GTTCATCAAAGACGAGCTAGCAACGATGCAGGCTTTCCTGGTGGCCGCTGAAGATATGAAGAAGAAAGACTTGTTACTCAAGGTGTGGGCAGAGCAAGTAAGGGAGCTATCATACAATATTGAAGATTGCCTTGGTGAATTCATGGTGCATGTGGCAAGTCAAAGCTTGTCGCAGAAGCTTATGAAGCTCAAAGACCGACATCGAATCGCGGTGCAAATCCGCGATCTCAAATCAAGAGTTGAAGAAGTCAGCAACAGGAACACACGCTACAACTTGATTGAGAAGAACCAAATTACCAGAACAAATGATGAGAGGGATTCTTGCATGGAAGATATTCGCAACCATTCTGCTAGCAACATGGATGAAGCAGGACTTGTGGGGTTTTCCAAGCCCAAACAAGAGTTGATAAAGCTTATAGATGTCCATGCCAAAAATGGTCCTGCTCAGGTAGTATGCGTCGTCGGCATGGGCGGTTTGGGTAAGACTACTCTTACAGGGAAGGTTTATGAAAGTGTGGAGAACTTTTCATGTTGTGCTTGGATCATTGTCTCGCAATCATTTGTCAGGATGGAGCTTCTCAAGGTTATGATCAAAGAATTTTTTGGCAAGGAAGCATTGAAGAAGCAACTTGAAGGTAATGTAGTGCGAGAAGAGGACCTCGCCAACTATCTGAGGAAAGAGCTGCTTGAAAAGAGGTACTTTGTTGTACTTGATGATTTGTGGAACATCGATGATTGGAACTGGATAAAAAATATCGCTTTTCCGAGTAGTAACAACAAAGGTAGTCGAATATTGGTAACAACACGAGATGTTGGTTTAGCTAAGAAGTGCTCATTGGAGTCTTCCATACCACTTATCTACCACCATAAACCCCTAGAAACAAATGATGCCATATATTTGCTATTAAGGAAAACTAGGAGAAGTGAGAAGGACATGGAAAATGATGTGAAAATGAGGGAAATAGTTACCAAGATAGTCAAAAAGTCAGGACTGTTACCACTAGCTATTCTCACAATAGGAGGCATGCTTGCCACTAGAGAGGTTAGTGAATGGCAAAGTATTTACAACCAGATCCCCTTAGAGCTAGAGAGCAACCGAAGTCTTGAAGCAATGAGGAGGATGGTTACCCTAAGTTACAACCACTTGCCTTCTCACCTGAAGTCATGTTTTCTATATTTAAGCATATTTCCTGAGGATTTTGAAATCCAAAGGAGGCGTGTGGTAGAAAGATGGATAGCCGAGGGGTTTGTTATCGTCAGGGATGGGCTAAGTGCCGAGGAGGTTGGGAATAGTTACTTTGATGATCTAGTCAACCGAAGCATGATTCAGCCATCAGGAGTGAACATAGAAGGGGTTGTAAAGAGCTGCCGAGTCCATGATATCGTTCGCGATGTCATGATAGCAATTTCTAGGGATGAGAATTTTGTGTACGTGGCAGGGAATAATTTGAGTAGTGTTGTAAATAAGACCTTCCGCCATGTAGCATGCCATGGTATCATGTGCCAAAATATCGGCATGGACTGGAGCCACGTCCGGTCACTAACTGCGTTTGGTGAGAGATCATTGGGGCCATCACCATCAGTTTGTTCACCTGACATGCGAATGCTCCGGGCCTTGGATCTAGAGAATGCACAGTTTCAAGTCACACAAAAGGATATCAGCAACACAGGATTGTTGCGCCACTTGAAGTATCTGAATTTTTCTAGCCCTCAAAGCTATTCGCATATTTATAAACTTCCTAGATCCATAGGGAAATTACAAGGCTTGCGTACTTTGAACATAACAGACAGTTATATTACAGAACTGCCAAATGAGATTAGTAAGCTCAAGAGTCTGCACAGTCTCCATTGTAACAGAAATAGTTCCTATGAAAGGTTTGACCTGGATAACCCCAAGGAATGCTTGCTGGCCATATCTTGTCTGCCCATGCAGTTCCTACCTTCGGTTGATCCTAGTGAGCGTGTTGAGGTAGTTGCTGAGCTACATATGGCATGGTCTAGCCGTTGGTCAAAGTCAGTTGGTGTGAGGGTGCCAAAAGGAATCGGCAAACTGAAAGAGCTGCAAATACTAGAGGTTGTGGACATCAGCCGAACTAGTGGCAAGGCAATTAAGGAGCTAGGTGAGCTTGTGCAACTGAGAAAACTGAGCGTGGTAATACAAGGGGCCACCAAGCAAAAATGCAATGTACTGTGTGATGCCATTCAGAAGCTCACTTGCCTCCGGTCCCTTTCAGTGGGTGGTGCACTCGAGTGGCTGCATGttgtctcctctcctcctcctctgttgagGAATCTGAAGTTGGATGGATGTCTTGGAGAGATTCCTGGCTGGGTTGGCAATCTGATGCATTTGGTGAAGCTTTGCTTAAGGCGCAGCGTAATAAAGGAAGAAGGTAAAATCATGGAATTACTTGGGCAACTTCCCAACCTCATGCACCTTCGTCTTCGTTGGCACTCTTATATTGGGAAGAAGTTAGCGTTCAAAACGGGAGCATTCCCAAATCTCAAGAAGCTTGAAATTGATTATCTGAGAGAACTGAGAGAGTTGAAATTTGAGGTTGGCACCTCACCCCAGCTGGCAATGATAGATATCAGTCGGTGCAATTTGGCATCAGGAATTATTGGAATCAACCAACTTCCAATGCTCAAGGAGATCTCACTTGGTGCCCGTGGTCGAGTGGAGAAGTTTGCTCTGCTGCAACGTGAAGTGGACGCACACCCCAACAATCCCGTGCTGCGACTGTTCGAGGAACCGAGCAAGCACGACCTGGGTGACATTGTCCAAGGATCCACTAGTGTAGTACATGTGGATGAAGCAACGGAGGGGGAGGAATCATCATCTCTCCATCCCGAGCATGCAGCAGAGGGGGAGACGAAGGGGAGCGACAGGTCAGTAGTCATCTTCTCTTTGG GGTGTAGCAGGCAAGACCCTGACATATGGGAGGTCGAGGGCTCTGCTTCGGTGGAAGACGATTTCTGGTCCTGCAATTCCGACGACGACGATGCTTGA